The window CCCACCCCTAGTCCCACGCCCACTCCCACCGCCACACAGGCGGCGGCCCCGAACACGCCAGCCCCAACCACGGCCGCGGTCCCGCCGGCCGCGGTCCCGCCGGCCGCGGTTCCGGCCTTCTCACACGTCTTTGTCATCGTCATGGAGAACCATGAGTACGGTGCCGTGATCGGCAGCGCAGAGGCGCCCTACATCAACAGCCTGGCTGCCACGTACGGCCTGGCCACCAACTACTACGGGGCCTCCCATCCCAGCCTGCCCAATTACTTTGCTCTTACCGCCGGCAGCACCTTTGGGGTCGCGAGCGACTGCACCACCTGCTATGTGAGCGCGACCAACATCGCCGACCAGGTGGAAGCGAGCGGTCGCTCCTGGAAGGCGTACATGGACGATATGCCCACACCGTGCTACCTGGGGACCTCGTCCGGCAACTACGCGATGAAGCATGATCCGTTCGTCTACTACACCGACATCCGCAACAACGCGGCGCGCTGCGCCGCGCACGTCGTGCCCTTCACGCAGTTCGGCGTCGACATGAGCAGCGGCCAGGTCCCGAACTTCGTGTGGATCACGCCCAACATGTGCAACGACACCCACGACTGCCCGGTCTCCACCGGTGACGCGTGGTTGCACAGCGTCGTTCCAACGATCACCGGATCGGCGGCGTTCCGCAACGGCGGCGTCCTCTTCATCACCTGGGACGAAGGGTCGAGCAACGCGGGTTGCTGTGGTGATGCCTGGGGCGGACATGTCGCCACGCTGGTCATCTCGCCGAAGTCGATCAGCGGCTTCCATTCGAAAATTGCGGAGAATCATTACAGCCTGCTGCGGACGATTGAGGATGGCTTCAGTCTCGCCCATCTCGGCGCGGCCGGTTGGTCGAGCAACGTCCCCCTGCGCGAGTACTTCCGCTAGGTCTTGCGCCCGAGCGCGCGAATCGGGTCAAGCGTGGCCATGTCGTCGATCCCCGACAGGTCCCCCGGTGGGTCACCGAGGAAGACGTTGCGGATCACCCGGCGGAGAATCTTGCCGTTGCGGGTCTTGGGCAGGCGCGCCAGCACGTGAACCGCTGCCGGCTTGAAGGGCTTGCCCAACGAGCGTTCGATGCCACGCGACACCGCCGCGGGGATGGGCCCCGGTTCGGCATTCGGGCGCGGCACCACGAAGACCACCACTGACTGGCCCTTGAGCGGGTCTGGAATCCCGACGGCGGCCGCCTCGATCGCGTTGGTGCCGTCGAGAGCCGCGGCCTCCACCTCGGCCGGGCCCACCCGCTTGCCCGCGACCTTGATCGTGTCGTCGGAGCGACCCAGGATGTACCAGAGCCCGTCCTCATCGATCATCGCCCAGTCACCATGCACCCAGACGTTGGGCCAGCGCGACCAGTACGTTTCCAGGTAACGCTGGGGATCCTTCCACAATCCGAGCGTCATCCCGAGGTAAGGCTGGCGGATCACGAGCTCGCCGACCTCGCCGCGTACGGGTTGGCCCTGCTCGTTGAAGACCGCGGCGTCGATGCCGGGAATGGGGCCGGCGAAGCTGCCGGCTTTCGCGGGCGTCAGGAAGTTTCCGCTGACCAGGCCACCACCGCACTCCGTCCCCCCAGAGTAGTTCATGATCGGCACCTCGCCGCGGCCGACGACCTCGAAGAGCCAGTTCCAGGCTTCGGGGGTCCAGGGTTCGCCGGTCGAGGCCAGCACCCGAAGCCGGG of the Candidatus Dormiibacterota bacterium genome contains:
- a CDS encoding alkaline phosphatase family protein, translating into MRFLGTRTALIGIGAAAVIAVPTAMVLGHTPAKSTSATSPSATGSGRAGDDHAADSASPVAQATPTPTPTPSPTPTPTATQAAAPNTPAPTTAAVPPAAVPPAAVPAFSHVFVIVMENHEYGAVIGSAEAPYINSLAATYGLATNYYGASHPSLPNYFALTAGSTFGVASDCTTCYVSATNIADQVEASGRSWKAYMDDMPTPCYLGTSSGNYAMKHDPFVYYTDIRNNAARCAAHVVPFTQFGVDMSSGQVPNFVWITPNMCNDTHDCPVSTGDAWLHSVVPTITGSAAFRNGGVLFITWDEGSSNAGCCGDAWGGHVATLVISPKSISGFHSKIAENHYSLLRTIEDGFSLAHLGAAGWSSNVPLREYFR